CATTTTCATCTACATAAAAGCCACTTTTGCAGCAAATCCACGCCAAAAAGCCAAGAATGCAGGGCAAAAACGCAAGTGTAGCCATTAAAATAGCCTTTCTAGCGCGTTTAGCAATTTTTGTATCATTAATATTATTTAAAAAATAGCTCGCACCCAAAATTTGGCTCAAAAACACTAAGCTTAATCCTAAGAGATAATTTGCAGGCTCTAATAACGCCTCTAGTCCGCGCGTTACAACACTCCATTGCACGAAATTATGCTCATTTAGCACAAAATGCGAGCCGCTAAAAAATGTGCTTACCGCTACACCGATTAAAAACACGCCAAAAACGCCATTAATCCACAAAAATATCTCATAGGCTTTCTGCCCAAGCACATTGCCCTCTTTTTTGCGGTATTCATAGCTTACAGCCTGAATAATGTAGCAAAACAAAATCGCTAGCCATACCCAATACGCGCCGCCAAAGCTTGTGCTATAAAACAATGGAAACGCCGCAAAGCACGCGCCGCCAAACATGACTAAAGTAGTAAAGCCAAGCTCCCATTTGCGCCCTAGTGAGTTAATGAGCATAGTTTTTTCTAACTCATCTTTAGCTAGCACAAATAGCAGACTTTGCCCACCTTGCACAAAAAACATAAAAACAAGCAAGCCTGCCAATAAACTTACAATCACCCACCAATATATCTGCAATCCCGCTAAATCAAGTCCAAAAAACATCACTTGCCTCCTTTTAGCGCTGCTATATGATGCTCATCTTCAAAGCCTTTTTTGATACTGCGCACCATAATGCCAATTTCTGCGCAAAGCAAAGTAGTAAAAAGCACAGCAAAAATGAAAAAAGAAATTTGGATATTAAGGCTTGAAAGCTTTGTGGAGGCAATGCCCACAGGGAGCAAATCCTGTATTGCCCATGGCTGCCTGCCCACTTCAGCCACAATCCAGCCTGCCTCTGCTGCCACATAGCCAAAAGGTATGGCAATCACGCACAGCCATAGAATCTTGCGGAATTTTTCAATATTATTTGCCATAGACAAATACAGCACCACGATAAATAGCACAAAAAACGCACTGCCCAAAGCCACCATGATGTGAAAGCTATAAAATGTAAGCCCAATAGGCGGTATTATCTCTTCTGGCTTGTCAAAATACCCATAGCCAAAATTGGGCATATTAGATTCTAAAATGCCTTGAGCGATATTCATACGCTCTGTGTCGTTATGCGCCTTTGCTTCTTTGTAGTCCTTTAGGGCATTAAGAGCGAGCTTGCCGCTTTGGATTCTAGAATCTATGCCCGTTATGCCTTTATCTAAATTCCCATAGAGCAAATCCTCCACACCCGGCACAAAGCTATTTGGATTGCGATTGCCCAAAATTGAAAGCGCGTAAGGGATAGTTATGTTAAATAAGAAAGTATCTTTGTCATCGCCTATTTGTTTTTGTGGATTTAAGATTCCAAAGGCTGTAATGCCCGCGCGATTTTCACCTTTATAAATCCCCTCCATAGCTGCAAGTTTCATTGGTTGGTGTTGTGTAACTTGATACGCGCTTTCATCGCCGCTAAAAAATAAAAACATAGAAGTGATAAAGCCAAAGCTAGCGCCTACAATAAGGCTCTTTTTGGCTTCGATTCTAAAGCGATTTTTGAGCAAATATAGCGCAGAAATACCCATAACAAAAAGCGCAGAAATCACATAGCCGCTTGCCACAGTGTGTAAAAATTTTGGCACAGCCACAGGGGAGAGCGCTACCTCCCAGAAGCTACTCATTTCATTACGCGCGCTATTAGGATTAAAAATGGTGCCAATGGGATATTGCATCCAGCCATTTGCTACCAAAATCCAAAAGGCTGATAAATTACTGCCAATAGCCACAAGCCAAGTGGAGAGCAGGTGGAATTTTTTAGAGACCTTATCCCAGCCAAAAAACATTACAGCAAAAAATGTAGCCTCCAAAAAGAACGCCATAATGCCCTCAATTGCCAAAGGCGCGCCAAAAATATCGCCCACAAACCAGCTATAATTTGCCCAATTCGTGCCAAACTCAAACTCCATAATAATCCCAGTAGCCACGCCAATAGCAAAATTAATCCCAAAAAGCGTGAGCCAAAAGCGCGTGATTTTGCGCCATTGTGGATTGCCAGTTTTAACATAAATGCTCTCCATAATCGCCACGATAAAAGAAAGTCCCAAAGTCAAAGGCACAAACAAAAAATGATATAAAGCCGTCAAGGCAAACTGCGCGCGCGCCCAATTCACGCTTGATAAATCATTGAGCATATCCATAAATTTCTCCTTATTTGTTTGTAGATTTGGTAAGATTATCCATGACAAAAGCGCTCTTTGCTTGCTCATCGCCAATGTGTGAGAGATTTTTATCATACACAAATACCTTAAGCAGGGCAAAAATGATAAGGAGCTTTATAATAATCACCCTCCATAGCACTTTGCCAAGCTTTAGGTTTCTAAATCCATCAACATACAGCATAATTGCCCTTTTCCAGAATCCCACGCATTCCCTTTGAATAAAAATGAGCGATTCTATCAAATTTCTTAGCATTTTATACGCGCAAAATATGTTTTTTGCACAAATTTCTTAAAGCCTTTGGGGTAATAATTATTAATTTATTTTACTTTTGGTTTTTTGGTGCAACAATAGCAGTTTTATTTTTGTGTATTTGATTTTTGGCGCGCGCATTTGTGGAGAGGTTTTAGAATCTAAATATGGAGGAGATATGTTAGAGCAGTATTTTAGCGGCTTTCACAAGCTTTCACCCCCTGTGAATTCCCTAGATTCTATGCACCCCTTGCTTAAATCCCCACTATGGCAAGACACGCTACAAAACACACCCGCTCTCGCTATCATTTTATGCGCCAATAGGCATAATCTTGCGCTTTTTATGCAATGCCCAAGCTTTATGGATTTATTTTTAGATTCTATGCCAAATATAGAATCTAGCATAGAATCTGCCCTAGAATTTACTTTAGAATCCTTAGAAGCCACTTTGGAAACTGCCCAAACATCAAAAGAGGAGCGATTTTTTGATAGTTTGCTTACTTTGCAAGCCTATATTATTGAGCAAAATCCTGCTATTTTTGAGGAGTGTTTGCCTATTTTTGCGCGCCTTGAGCTAGGTGATGTGATAAATAAGGCGCAATTAGAGCTTTTTTCTACGCTTAAAGCCACTAAAAAGACAGCAGATTCTATAAAGCCTATAAAAAGTTTTGATGCTTTAAGGGAGCAGTTTTTGCCCCTGCATAGCGAGCTTTTAGCGCTTGTCAATCAAGATTATTTAAAAGATATGCTTATAAAAATAGCGC
The sequence above is drawn from the Helicobacter jaachi genome and encodes:
- the cydB gene encoding cytochrome d ubiquinol oxidase subunit II produces the protein MFFGLDLAGLQIYWWVIVSLLAGLLVFMFFVQGGQSLLFVLAKDELEKTMLINSLGRKWELGFTTLVMFGGACFAAFPLFYSTSFGGAYWVWLAILFCYIIQAVSYEYRKKEGNVLGQKAYEIFLWINGVFGVFLIGVAVSTFFSGSHFVLNEHNFVQWSVVTRGLEALLEPANYLLGLSLVFLSQILGASYFLNNINDTKIAKRARKAILMATLAFLPCILGFLAWICCKSGFYVDENGVVALQPYVYLHNFLSMPYLIVGLLLGVVLVLLGIYLNVFKQSTKGIFFLGSGSVLVVMSVFLNVGLGQSAFYPSIADLQSSLTIQNASSSYYTLSVMGYVSLLVPFVLAYIIYVWRALDRVKITRDEMSKDTHAY
- a CDS encoding cytochrome ubiquinol oxidase subunit I; translation: MLNDLSSVNWARAQFALTALYHFLFVPLTLGLSFIVAIMESIYVKTGNPQWRKITRFWLTLFGINFAIGVATGIIMEFEFGTNWANYSWFVGDIFGAPLAIEGIMAFFLEATFFAVMFFGWDKVSKKFHLLSTWLVAIGSNLSAFWILVANGWMQYPIGTIFNPNSARNEMSSFWEVALSPVAVPKFLHTVASGYVISALFVMGISALYLLKNRFRIEAKKSLIVGASFGFITSMFLFFSGDESAYQVTQHQPMKLAAMEGIYKGENRAGITAFGILNPQKQIGDDKDTFLFNITIPYALSILGNRNPNSFVPGVEDLLYGNLDKGITGIDSRIQSGKLALNALKDYKEAKAHNDTERMNIAQGILESNMPNFGYGYFDKPEEIIPPIGLTFYSFHIMVALGSAFFVLFIVVLYLSMANNIEKFRKILWLCVIAIPFGYVAAEAGWIVAEVGRQPWAIQDLLPVGIASTKLSSLNIQISFFIFAVLFTTLLCAEIGIMVRSIKKGFEDEHHIAALKGGK
- a CDS encoding DUF4492 domain-containing protein, with product MLRNLIESLIFIQRECVGFWKRAIMLYVDGFRNLKLGKVLWRVIIIKLLIIFALLKVFVYDKNLSHIGDEQAKSAFVMDNLTKSTNK